In Calditerricola satsumensis, the sequence ATCATTTAACTTTCCAACTTTCCTTCCTAGGCGGGCTTTATCAATAGTCGTGATATCCGCTATTTTAACTAATGAAATCTTATTAGGTTGACCTTCGTCAAAGTCATCTGGATAAATTTTATGGTATATGTTTTTGTCGTACCTTTTATTTTGCTTATATCCCGTCATAGGCAACACAATCGTTTTCTCACTATAAGTATTCCCTCTGTCGTTTTGAATTATTAAAACAGGATGCCATGAATTAAATTCCGAACCTACATTACTACCCAATTCGGCCATATAAATTTCTCCTCTTACAGGCCGAATTGGATGGCATTTATTCTTGTCATTATGTTTTTGATGGCGATATTGCATTGCTTTGTCGTGGAGATCTAACTGTATACTAATCCATTCAACAATTTCTAAGGCTTTATGAAAGTTATCCTTATTGATTTTAGATAAGAAATCATTAAATTTAATTTTTAATTGGCTAATAGGCAATGGAGTATTTTGATCTTGATCTTGATTCAATTCTTGATCCAATAAAGTATTTTGATCTGAAGAACTTGGTTTCTGACTATGTACTGTAACATTTTCCGTCATCCGTTTGTACCTCCTTAAAGTTAAAATAAAAAAACGTTGCTTAATTTTTTACTACATCATCTTACAATGATTGTCAATCCACGTGGCCAACCATACTTAAGGTACGATTATAATCGTACCTTAAGTATGGTTGGCCATGTTAAATCGCAATGTGCAACGCCAGAACGTAGCAAGCGGCTTCGCCGAAGAGTTCGAAGAGAGAATCAGCGCGTAACATCCGACTAGTTGAAGGCAATGAAAGTCTTTGACCTTGCTAACACGGCAATGCCGATTAGAAAAAATCGGCGCAGAAAT encodes:
- a CDS encoding type II toxin-antitoxin system PemK/MazF family toxin → MTENVTVHSQKPSSSDQNTLLDQELNQDQDQNTPLPISQLKIKFNDFLSKINKDNFHKALEIVEWISIQLDLHDKAMQYRHQKHNDKNKCHPIRPVRGEIYMAELGSNVGSEFNSWHPVLIIQNDRGNTYSEKTIVLPMTGYKQNKRYDKNIYHKIYPDDFDEGQPNKISLVKIADITTIDKARLGRKVGKLNDHVMKMITDKLRKHLAIRTCQNKPGQTALR